One Catharus ustulatus isolate bCatUst1 chromosome 2, bCatUst1.pri.v2, whole genome shotgun sequence genomic window carries:
- the PCDH9 gene encoding protocadherin-9 isoform X5 — translation MDLRDFYLLAALIACLRLDSAIAQELIYTIREELPENVPIGNIPKDLNISHINAATGTSASLVYRLVSKAGDAPLVKVSSNTGEIFTTSNRIDREKLCAGASYAEENECFFELEVVILPNDFFRLIKIKIIVKDTNDNAPMFPSPVINISIPENTLINSRFPIPSATDPDTGFNGVQHYELLNGQSVFGLDIVETPEGEKWPQLIVQQNLDREQKDTYVMKIKVEDGGTPQKSSTAILQVTVSDVNDNRPVFKESQVEVHIPENAPVGTSVIQLHATDADIGSNAEIRYIFGAQVAPATKRFFALNNTTGLITVQRSLDREETAIHKVTVLASDGSSTPARATVTINVTDVNDNPPNIDLRYIISPINGTVYLSEKDPINTKIALITVSDKDTDVNGKVICFIEREVPFHLKAVYDNQYLLETSSLLDYEGTKEFSFKIVASDSGKPSLNQTALVRVKLEDENDNPPIFSQPVIELSVSENNRRGLYLTTISATDEDSGKNADIVYQLGPNASFFDLDRKTGVLTASRVFDREEQERFIFTVTARDNGTPPLQSQAAVIVTVLDENDNSPKFTHNHFQFFVSENLPKYSTVGVITVTDADAGENKAVTLSILNDNENFVLDPYSGVIKSNVSFDREQQSSYTFDVKAVDGGQPPRSSTAKVTINVMDVNDNSPVVIYPPSNTSFKLVPLSAIPGSVVAEVFAVDIDTGMNAELKYTIVSGNNKGLFRIDPVTGNITLEEKPTPNDVGLHRLVVNISDLGYPKSLHTLVLVFLYVNDTAGNASYIYDLIRRTMETPLDRNIGDSSQPYQNEDYLTIMIAIVAGAMVVIVVIFVTVLVRCRHASRFKAAQRSKQGAEWMSPNQENKQNKKKKRKKRKSPKSSLLNFVTIEESKPDDAVHEPINGTISLPAELEEQSIGRFDWGTAPPSTFKPNSPDLAKHYKSASPQSAFHLKPDTPVSVKKHHVIQELPLDNTFVGGCDTLSKRSSTSSDHFSASECSSQGGFKTKGPLHTRQALNFGDMPKYLWEIWVPEKPWVSQRRVTFHLPDGSQESCSDSGLGDHEPVGGGTLISHPLPLVQPQDEFYDQASPDKRTEADGNSDPNSDD, via the coding sequence ATGGACCTGAGGGATTTTTACCTGTTGGCTGCTTTGATTGCCTGTCTAAGGCTGGATTCTGCTATAGCTCAAGAACTTATTTACACTATTAGAGAGGAACTGCCTGAAAACGTGCCCATAGGGAACATACCAAAGGACCTGAACATTTCTCATATCAATGCTGCCACAGGGACCAGTGCCAGCCTTGTCTATAGACTGGTGTCTAAAGCAGGGGATGCACCTCTGGTCAAAGTGTCCAGTAACACGGGGGAAATCTTTACAACATCTAACAGAATAGACAGAGAAAAACTGTGTGCTGGAGCTTCctatgcagaagaaaatgagtgtTTCTTTGAACTTGAAGTGGTGATTCTCCCTAATGACTTTTTTAGGTTgatcaaaattaaaatcattgTAAAAGATACTAATGACAATGCGCCTATGTTTCCATCCCCTGTCATCAATATCTCCATCCCAGAAAACACTCTGATCAACAGTCGCTTTCCAATCCCATCAGCAACAGATCCTGACACAGGTTTCAATGGTGTGCAGCACTATGAGTTGTTAAATGGGCAGAGTGTCTTTGGACTGGATATTGTAGAAACTCCAGAAGGGGAGAAATGGCCTCAGCTGATTGTGCAGCAGAATTTGGACAGAGAGCAAAAGGACACCTACGTGATGAAAATCAAAGTGGAGGATGGAGGTACCCCCCAGAAATCCAGCACAGCTATCCTGCAAGTCACAGTAAGTGATGTCAATGATAACAGGCCAGTCTTTAAAGAGAGTCAAGTAGAGGTTCATATACCAGAGAATGCCCCTGTAGGCACCTCTGTAATTCAGCTTCATGCTACAGATGCTGATATAGGAAGCAATGCAGAAATCAGATATATTTTTGGTGCCCAAGTCGCCCCTGCAACCAAaagattttttgctttaaaCAACACCACAGGGCTGATTACAGTTCAGAGGTCCTTAGATCGAGAAGAGACTGCTATTCACAAAGTGACAGTGCTGGCTAGTGATGGTAGCTCTACACCAGCCCGGGCAACTGTCACCATCAATGTCACTGATGTAAACGATAACCCTCCTAACATAGACCTCAGGTACATAATAAGTCCCATCAATGGCACAGTGTACTTATCTGAGAAAGATCCCATCAATACAAAGATTGCACTAATTACAGTTTCAGATAAGGACACTGATGTGAATGGCAAAGTGATCTGTTTCATTGAGAGAGAGGTCCCCTTCCACTTGAAAGCAGTTTACGACAACCAGTATTTGTTAGAGACCTCTTCCTTGTTGGACTATGAGGGCACCAAAGAATTCAGCTTTAAAATTGTGGCTTCTGATTCTGGCAAGCCCAGTTTGAACCAGACTGCCCTGGTAAGAGTTAAGCTGGAGGATGAAAATGACAACCCTCCGATTTTCAGCCAGCCTGTAATTGAGCTGTCAGTTTCTGAAAACAACCGACGTGGTCTATACTTAACAACTATTAGTGCCACAGATGAAGACAGTGGGAAAAATGCAGACATTGTTTATCAGCTTGGTCCTAATGCCTCCTTTTTCGATCTGGATCGAAAGACAGGAGTTTTGACAGCCTCCAGAGTTTTTGACAGAGAAGAGCAGGAACGTTTCATTTTCACTGTTACAGCCCGAGACAACGGCACCCCTCCTTTGCAGAGTCAAGCAGCTGTAATTGTTACTGTGTTGGACGAGAATGACAACAGTCCCAAATTTACTCATAATCATTTCCAGTTTTTCGTATCAGAGAACTTACCAAAGTATAGCACAGTGGGGGTGATCACAGTGACTGATGCAGATGCTGGGGAGAATAAAGCAGTGACCCTCTCCATCCTGAATGACAATGAGAACTTTGTGCTGGATCCATACTCTGGAGTTATAAAGTCCAACGTTTCTTTTGATCGAGAACAGCAGAGTTCTTACACCTTTGATGTTAAGGCAGTGGATGGAGGGCAACCTCCTCGCTCTTCTACAGCAAAAGTGACAATAAACGTGATGGATGTTAATGATAACAGTCCTGTTGTCATCTACCCACCTTCTAATACTTCTTTTAAGCTAGTGCCACTCTCAGCAATTCCAGGATCGGTGGTAGCCGAAGTCTTTGCTGTGGATATAGACACTGGCATGAACGCTGAACTGAAGTACACGATTGTAAGCGGCAATAACAAAGGTTTGTTTCGGATTGATCCAGTGACAGGTAATATCACTCTGGAAGAAAAACCAACTCCTAATGATGTGGGGCTGCATCGCTTAGTTGTCAACATAAGTGATTTGGgttatcccaaatccctgcataCTCTTGTGCTTGTATTTCTATATGTAAATGATACTGCTGGAAATGCCTCCTATATTTATGACCTGATACGCAGGACTATGGAAACACCTTTGGATCGGAACATAGGGGACAGTAGCCAACCCTACCAAAATGAGGACTATCTCACAATCATGATCGCTATTGTGGCGGGTGCCATGGTTGTCATAGTGGTGATATTTGTCACGGTTCTTGTTCGCTGTCGGCATGCTTCCAGATTCAAAGCTGCCCAGAGGAGCAAGCAAGGTGCTGAGTGGATGTCTCCCAAtcaggaaaacaagcaaaacaagaaaaagaaaaggaagaaaaggaaatctcCAAAGAGCTCCCTTTTGAACTTTGTGACCATTGAGGAGTCCAAACCTGATGATGCAGTTCATGAACCTATCAACGGGACAATAAgccttccagcagagctggaggagcaaaGTATAGGAAGATTTGATTGGGGCACAGCACCACCATCAACCTTTAAGCCTAACAGTCCTGATCTTGCCAAGCATTACAAATCTGCCTCTCCGCAGTCTGCTTTTCATCTCAAACCTGACACTCCAGTTTCAGTGAAAAAGCACCATGTGATTCAGGAACTCCCGTTGGACAACACCTTTGTTGGTGGTTGTGACACCCTTTCCAAACGCTCTTCCACTAGTTCAGATCACTTCAGTGCCTCAGAGTGCAGTTCCCAAGGAGGCTTCAAGACAAAGGGCCCCTTACACACCAGACAG
- the PCDH9 gene encoding protocadherin-9 isoform X7, whose amino-acid sequence MDLRDFYLLAALIACLRLDSAIAQELIYTIREELPENVPIGNIPKDLNISHINAATGTSASLVYRLVSKAGDAPLVKVSSNTGEIFTTSNRIDREKLCAGASYAEENECFFELEVVILPNDFFRLIKIKIIVKDTNDNAPMFPSPVINISIPENTLINSRFPIPSATDPDTGFNGVQHYELLNGQSVFGLDIVETPEGEKWPQLIVQQNLDREQKDTYVMKIKVEDGGTPQKSSTAILQVTVSDVNDNRPVFKESQVEVHIPENAPVGTSVIQLHATDADIGSNAEIRYIFGAQVAPATKRFFALNNTTGLITVQRSLDREETAIHKVTVLASDGSSTPARATVTINVTDVNDNPPNIDLRYIISPINGTVYLSEKDPINTKIALITVSDKDTDVNGKVICFIEREVPFHLKAVYDNQYLLETSSLLDYEGTKEFSFKIVASDSGKPSLNQTALVRVKLEDENDNPPIFSQPVIELSVSENNRRGLYLTTISATDEDSGKNADIVYQLGPNASFFDLDRKTGVLTASRVFDREEQERFIFTVTARDNGTPPLQSQAAVIVTVLDENDNSPKFTHNHFQFFVSENLPKYSTVGVITVTDADAGENKAVTLSILNDNENFVLDPYSGVIKSNVSFDREQQSSYTFDVKAVDGGQPPRSSTAKVTINVMDVNDNSPVVIYPPSNTSFKLVPLSAIPGSVVAEVFAVDIDTGMNAELKYTIVSGNNKGLFRIDPVTGNITLEEKPTPNDVGLHRLVVNISDLGYPKSLHTLVLVFLYVNDTAGNASYIYDLIRRTMETPLDRNIGDSSQPYQNEDYLTIMIAIVAGAMVVIVVIFVTVLVRCRHASRFKAAQRSKQGAEWMSPNQENKQNKKKKRKKRKSPKSSLLNFVTIEESKPDDAVHEPINGTISLPAELEEQSIGRFDWGTAPPSTFKPNSPDLAKHYKSASPQSAFHLKPDTPVSVKKHHVIQELPLDNTFVGGCDTLSKRSSTSSDHFSASECSSQGGFKTKGPLHTRQCVVWVRLQ is encoded by the exons ATGGACCTGAGGGATTTTTACCTGTTGGCTGCTTTGATTGCCTGTCTAAGGCTGGATTCTGCTATAGCTCAAGAACTTATTTACACTATTAGAGAGGAACTGCCTGAAAACGTGCCCATAGGGAACATACCAAAGGACCTGAACATTTCTCATATCAATGCTGCCACAGGGACCAGTGCCAGCCTTGTCTATAGACTGGTGTCTAAAGCAGGGGATGCACCTCTGGTCAAAGTGTCCAGTAACACGGGGGAAATCTTTACAACATCTAACAGAATAGACAGAGAAAAACTGTGTGCTGGAGCTTCctatgcagaagaaaatgagtgtTTCTTTGAACTTGAAGTGGTGATTCTCCCTAATGACTTTTTTAGGTTgatcaaaattaaaatcattgTAAAAGATACTAATGACAATGCGCCTATGTTTCCATCCCCTGTCATCAATATCTCCATCCCAGAAAACACTCTGATCAACAGTCGCTTTCCAATCCCATCAGCAACAGATCCTGACACAGGTTTCAATGGTGTGCAGCACTATGAGTTGTTAAATGGGCAGAGTGTCTTTGGACTGGATATTGTAGAAACTCCAGAAGGGGAGAAATGGCCTCAGCTGATTGTGCAGCAGAATTTGGACAGAGAGCAAAAGGACACCTACGTGATGAAAATCAAAGTGGAGGATGGAGGTACCCCCCAGAAATCCAGCACAGCTATCCTGCAAGTCACAGTAAGTGATGTCAATGATAACAGGCCAGTCTTTAAAGAGAGTCAAGTAGAGGTTCATATACCAGAGAATGCCCCTGTAGGCACCTCTGTAATTCAGCTTCATGCTACAGATGCTGATATAGGAAGCAATGCAGAAATCAGATATATTTTTGGTGCCCAAGTCGCCCCTGCAACCAAaagattttttgctttaaaCAACACCACAGGGCTGATTACAGTTCAGAGGTCCTTAGATCGAGAAGAGACTGCTATTCACAAAGTGACAGTGCTGGCTAGTGATGGTAGCTCTACACCAGCCCGGGCAACTGTCACCATCAATGTCACTGATGTAAACGATAACCCTCCTAACATAGACCTCAGGTACATAATAAGTCCCATCAATGGCACAGTGTACTTATCTGAGAAAGATCCCATCAATACAAAGATTGCACTAATTACAGTTTCAGATAAGGACACTGATGTGAATGGCAAAGTGATCTGTTTCATTGAGAGAGAGGTCCCCTTCCACTTGAAAGCAGTTTACGACAACCAGTATTTGTTAGAGACCTCTTCCTTGTTGGACTATGAGGGCACCAAAGAATTCAGCTTTAAAATTGTGGCTTCTGATTCTGGCAAGCCCAGTTTGAACCAGACTGCCCTGGTAAGAGTTAAGCTGGAGGATGAAAATGACAACCCTCCGATTTTCAGCCAGCCTGTAATTGAGCTGTCAGTTTCTGAAAACAACCGACGTGGTCTATACTTAACAACTATTAGTGCCACAGATGAAGACAGTGGGAAAAATGCAGACATTGTTTATCAGCTTGGTCCTAATGCCTCCTTTTTCGATCTGGATCGAAAGACAGGAGTTTTGACAGCCTCCAGAGTTTTTGACAGAGAAGAGCAGGAACGTTTCATTTTCACTGTTACAGCCCGAGACAACGGCACCCCTCCTTTGCAGAGTCAAGCAGCTGTAATTGTTACTGTGTTGGACGAGAATGACAACAGTCCCAAATTTACTCATAATCATTTCCAGTTTTTCGTATCAGAGAACTTACCAAAGTATAGCACAGTGGGGGTGATCACAGTGACTGATGCAGATGCTGGGGAGAATAAAGCAGTGACCCTCTCCATCCTGAATGACAATGAGAACTTTGTGCTGGATCCATACTCTGGAGTTATAAAGTCCAACGTTTCTTTTGATCGAGAACAGCAGAGTTCTTACACCTTTGATGTTAAGGCAGTGGATGGAGGGCAACCTCCTCGCTCTTCTACAGCAAAAGTGACAATAAACGTGATGGATGTTAATGATAACAGTCCTGTTGTCATCTACCCACCTTCTAATACTTCTTTTAAGCTAGTGCCACTCTCAGCAATTCCAGGATCGGTGGTAGCCGAAGTCTTTGCTGTGGATATAGACACTGGCATGAACGCTGAACTGAAGTACACGATTGTAAGCGGCAATAACAAAGGTTTGTTTCGGATTGATCCAGTGACAGGTAATATCACTCTGGAAGAAAAACCAACTCCTAATGATGTGGGGCTGCATCGCTTAGTTGTCAACATAAGTGATTTGGgttatcccaaatccctgcataCTCTTGTGCTTGTATTTCTATATGTAAATGATACTGCTGGAAATGCCTCCTATATTTATGACCTGATACGCAGGACTATGGAAACACCTTTGGATCGGAACATAGGGGACAGTAGCCAACCCTACCAAAATGAGGACTATCTCACAATCATGATCGCTATTGTGGCGGGTGCCATGGTTGTCATAGTGGTGATATTTGTCACGGTTCTTGTTCGCTGTCGGCATGCTTCCAGATTCAAAGCTGCCCAGAGGAGCAAGCAAGGTGCTGAGTGGATGTCTCCCAAtcaggaaaacaagcaaaacaagaaaaagaaaaggaagaaaaggaaatctcCAAAGAGCTCCCTTTTGAACTTTGTGACCATTGAGGAGTCCAAACCTGATGATGCAGTTCATGAACCTATCAACGGGACAATAAgccttccagcagagctggaggagcaaaGTATAGGAAGATTTGATTGGGGCACAGCACCACCATCAACCTTTAAGCCTAACAGTCCTGATCTTGCCAAGCATTACAAATCTGCCTCTCCGCAGTCTGCTTTTCATCTCAAACCTGACACTCCAGTTTCAGTGAAAAAGCACCATGTGATTCAGGAACTCCCGTTGGACAACACCTTTGTTGGTGGTTGTGACACCCTTTCCAAACGCTCTTCCACTAGTTCAGATCACTTCAGTGCCTCAGAGTGCAGTTCCCAAGGAGGCTTCAAGACAAAGGGCCCCTTACACACCAGACAG tgtgtTGTTTGGGTTAGGCTTCAGTAG
- the PCDH9 gene encoding protocadherin-9 isoform X6: MDLRDFYLLAALIACLRLDSAIAQELIYTIREELPENVPIGNIPKDLNISHINAATGTSASLVYRLVSKAGDAPLVKVSSNTGEIFTTSNRIDREKLCAGASYAEENECFFELEVVILPNDFFRLIKIKIIVKDTNDNAPMFPSPVINISIPENTLINSRFPIPSATDPDTGFNGVQHYELLNGQSVFGLDIVETPEGEKWPQLIVQQNLDREQKDTYVMKIKVEDGGTPQKSSTAILQVTVSDVNDNRPVFKESQVEVHIPENAPVGTSVIQLHATDADIGSNAEIRYIFGAQVAPATKRFFALNNTTGLITVQRSLDREETAIHKVTVLASDGSSTPARATVTINVTDVNDNPPNIDLRYIISPINGTVYLSEKDPINTKIALITVSDKDTDVNGKVICFIEREVPFHLKAVYDNQYLLETSSLLDYEGTKEFSFKIVASDSGKPSLNQTALVRVKLEDENDNPPIFSQPVIELSVSENNRRGLYLTTISATDEDSGKNADIVYQLGPNASFFDLDRKTGVLTASRVFDREEQERFIFTVTARDNGTPPLQSQAAVIVTVLDENDNSPKFTHNHFQFFVSENLPKYSTVGVITVTDADAGENKAVTLSILNDNENFVLDPYSGVIKSNVSFDREQQSSYTFDVKAVDGGQPPRSSTAKVTINVMDVNDNSPVVIYPPSNTSFKLVPLSAIPGSVVAEVFAVDIDTGMNAELKYTIVSGNNKGLFRIDPVTGNITLEEKPTPNDVGLHRLVVNISDLGYPKSLHTLVLVFLYVNDTAGNASYIYDLIRRTMETPLDRNIGDSSQPYQNEDYLTIMIAIVAGAMVVIVVIFVTVLVRCRHASRFKAAQRSKQGAEWMSPNQENKQNKKKKRKKRKSPKSSLLNFVTIEESKPDDAVHEPINGTISLPAELEEQSIGRFDWGTAPPSTFKPNSPDLAKHYKSASPQSAFHLKPDTPVSVKKHHVIQELPLDNTFVGGCDTLSKRSSTSSDHFSASECSSQGGFKTKGPLHTRQTGMALLCPSWEIEVEGAAVVFASMTEH, translated from the exons ATGGACCTGAGGGATTTTTACCTGTTGGCTGCTTTGATTGCCTGTCTAAGGCTGGATTCTGCTATAGCTCAAGAACTTATTTACACTATTAGAGAGGAACTGCCTGAAAACGTGCCCATAGGGAACATACCAAAGGACCTGAACATTTCTCATATCAATGCTGCCACAGGGACCAGTGCCAGCCTTGTCTATAGACTGGTGTCTAAAGCAGGGGATGCACCTCTGGTCAAAGTGTCCAGTAACACGGGGGAAATCTTTACAACATCTAACAGAATAGACAGAGAAAAACTGTGTGCTGGAGCTTCctatgcagaagaaaatgagtgtTTCTTTGAACTTGAAGTGGTGATTCTCCCTAATGACTTTTTTAGGTTgatcaaaattaaaatcattgTAAAAGATACTAATGACAATGCGCCTATGTTTCCATCCCCTGTCATCAATATCTCCATCCCAGAAAACACTCTGATCAACAGTCGCTTTCCAATCCCATCAGCAACAGATCCTGACACAGGTTTCAATGGTGTGCAGCACTATGAGTTGTTAAATGGGCAGAGTGTCTTTGGACTGGATATTGTAGAAACTCCAGAAGGGGAGAAATGGCCTCAGCTGATTGTGCAGCAGAATTTGGACAGAGAGCAAAAGGACACCTACGTGATGAAAATCAAAGTGGAGGATGGAGGTACCCCCCAGAAATCCAGCACAGCTATCCTGCAAGTCACAGTAAGTGATGTCAATGATAACAGGCCAGTCTTTAAAGAGAGTCAAGTAGAGGTTCATATACCAGAGAATGCCCCTGTAGGCACCTCTGTAATTCAGCTTCATGCTACAGATGCTGATATAGGAAGCAATGCAGAAATCAGATATATTTTTGGTGCCCAAGTCGCCCCTGCAACCAAaagattttttgctttaaaCAACACCACAGGGCTGATTACAGTTCAGAGGTCCTTAGATCGAGAAGAGACTGCTATTCACAAAGTGACAGTGCTGGCTAGTGATGGTAGCTCTACACCAGCCCGGGCAACTGTCACCATCAATGTCACTGATGTAAACGATAACCCTCCTAACATAGACCTCAGGTACATAATAAGTCCCATCAATGGCACAGTGTACTTATCTGAGAAAGATCCCATCAATACAAAGATTGCACTAATTACAGTTTCAGATAAGGACACTGATGTGAATGGCAAAGTGATCTGTTTCATTGAGAGAGAGGTCCCCTTCCACTTGAAAGCAGTTTACGACAACCAGTATTTGTTAGAGACCTCTTCCTTGTTGGACTATGAGGGCACCAAAGAATTCAGCTTTAAAATTGTGGCTTCTGATTCTGGCAAGCCCAGTTTGAACCAGACTGCCCTGGTAAGAGTTAAGCTGGAGGATGAAAATGACAACCCTCCGATTTTCAGCCAGCCTGTAATTGAGCTGTCAGTTTCTGAAAACAACCGACGTGGTCTATACTTAACAACTATTAGTGCCACAGATGAAGACAGTGGGAAAAATGCAGACATTGTTTATCAGCTTGGTCCTAATGCCTCCTTTTTCGATCTGGATCGAAAGACAGGAGTTTTGACAGCCTCCAGAGTTTTTGACAGAGAAGAGCAGGAACGTTTCATTTTCACTGTTACAGCCCGAGACAACGGCACCCCTCCTTTGCAGAGTCAAGCAGCTGTAATTGTTACTGTGTTGGACGAGAATGACAACAGTCCCAAATTTACTCATAATCATTTCCAGTTTTTCGTATCAGAGAACTTACCAAAGTATAGCACAGTGGGGGTGATCACAGTGACTGATGCAGATGCTGGGGAGAATAAAGCAGTGACCCTCTCCATCCTGAATGACAATGAGAACTTTGTGCTGGATCCATACTCTGGAGTTATAAAGTCCAACGTTTCTTTTGATCGAGAACAGCAGAGTTCTTACACCTTTGATGTTAAGGCAGTGGATGGAGGGCAACCTCCTCGCTCTTCTACAGCAAAAGTGACAATAAACGTGATGGATGTTAATGATAACAGTCCTGTTGTCATCTACCCACCTTCTAATACTTCTTTTAAGCTAGTGCCACTCTCAGCAATTCCAGGATCGGTGGTAGCCGAAGTCTTTGCTGTGGATATAGACACTGGCATGAACGCTGAACTGAAGTACACGATTGTAAGCGGCAATAACAAAGGTTTGTTTCGGATTGATCCAGTGACAGGTAATATCACTCTGGAAGAAAAACCAACTCCTAATGATGTGGGGCTGCATCGCTTAGTTGTCAACATAAGTGATTTGGgttatcccaaatccctgcataCTCTTGTGCTTGTATTTCTATATGTAAATGATACTGCTGGAAATGCCTCCTATATTTATGACCTGATACGCAGGACTATGGAAACACCTTTGGATCGGAACATAGGGGACAGTAGCCAACCCTACCAAAATGAGGACTATCTCACAATCATGATCGCTATTGTGGCGGGTGCCATGGTTGTCATAGTGGTGATATTTGTCACGGTTCTTGTTCGCTGTCGGCATGCTTCCAGATTCAAAGCTGCCCAGAGGAGCAAGCAAGGTGCTGAGTGGATGTCTCCCAAtcaggaaaacaagcaaaacaagaaaaagaaaaggaagaaaaggaaatctcCAAAGAGCTCCCTTTTGAACTTTGTGACCATTGAGGAGTCCAAACCTGATGATGCAGTTCATGAACCTATCAACGGGACAATAAgccttccagcagagctggaggagcaaaGTATAGGAAGATTTGATTGGGGCACAGCACCACCATCAACCTTTAAGCCTAACAGTCCTGATCTTGCCAAGCATTACAAATCTGCCTCTCCGCAGTCTGCTTTTCATCTCAAACCTGACACTCCAGTTTCAGTGAAAAAGCACCATGTGATTCAGGAACTCCCGTTGGACAACACCTTTGTTGGTGGTTGTGACACCCTTTCCAAACGCTCTTCCACTAGTTCAGATCACTTCAGTGCCTCAGAGTGCAGTTCCCAAGGAGGCTTCAAGACAAAGGGCCCCTTACACACCAGACAG aCAGGAATGGCGCTGCTCTGTCCTTCATGGGAGATAGAGGTGGAAGGAGCTGCAGTTGTGTTTGCTTCAATGACAGAACACTGA